One genomic segment of Acinetobacter oleivorans DR1 includes these proteins:
- a CDS encoding cold-shock protein — MSNTAIGTVKWFNETKGFGFIQQDAGPDVFAHFKEISSSGFKTLYEGQRVSFNIAQGQKGPSAINIVVQ, encoded by the coding sequence ATGTCTAATACAGCAATTGGTACAGTGAAATGGTTTAATGAAACTAAAGGTTTTGGTTTTATTCAACAAGATGCAGGTCCAGATGTTTTTGCACATTTTAAAGAAATTAGTAGTTCAGGTTTTAAAACCTTATATGAAGGTCAACGTGTTAGTTTTAATATAGCTCAAGGACAAAAAGGTCCTTCTGCTATTAATATTGTTGTTCAATAA
- a CDS encoding EamA family transporter: MMIETNSKQGMAFAAAFLSLVSVQIGASIGKALFPILSAEGVTLTRLALAACFLWIVYKPWRDWNKQTNWKNLIIYGAILTLMNTLIYKAFSYMSVGIAISIEVLGPLTVAILMSKNKLDYFWGALSLIGLLFLPMGNSNNNFSFIGMAYALVAAVGWGLYVIFGSKVAQGGGSSVATGMFLAALFATPLGASHIIHIFDSYKILLTCLLMAMLASAIPFILDMVAMKKLHPRVFGILVSASPAVSALAGWLILDERLNHFQIIGITIIMASCAGCSYFSYKRNTA; the protein is encoded by the coding sequence ATGATGATTGAGACAAACTCCAAGCAAGGCATGGCATTTGCAGCCGCATTTCTATCTTTAGTTTCTGTGCAAATAGGAGCATCAATAGGAAAAGCCCTTTTTCCAATTCTGAGTGCAGAAGGAGTGACCTTAACTCGACTTGCTTTAGCAGCATGTTTCTTATGGATTGTTTATAAACCTTGGAGAGATTGGAATAAACAGACTAATTGGAAAAATCTCATTATTTATGGGGCCATCCTCACTTTAATGAATACTTTAATTTATAAAGCATTTTCTTATATGTCTGTGGGGATCGCTATTTCCATCGAAGTGTTAGGCCCGCTTACGGTCGCTATTTTAATGTCTAAAAATAAATTAGATTATTTTTGGGGAGCATTATCTCTTATTGGTTTGCTTTTTTTACCCATGGGCAATTCAAATAATAACTTTAGCTTTATTGGTATGGCGTATGCGCTTGTGGCTGCCGTGGGTTGGGGACTGTATGTTATTTTTGGCTCTAAAGTTGCGCAAGGTGGCGGAAGCTCAGTTGCAACAGGAATGTTTCTAGCGGCTTTGTTTGCAACACCTTTAGGGGCATCTCACATTATCCATATTTTTGATAGTTATAAGATTCTTTTGACATGTTTACTCATGGCGATGCTAGCAAGTGCAATTCCATTTATATTAGATATGGTTGCTATGAAAAAGTTGCATCCGCGAGTTTTTGGAATATTAGTGAGCGCATCACCAGCGGTGAGTGCTTTGGCCGGATGGCTGATTTTAGATGAACGATTAAATCATTTTCAGATCATTGGAATAACAATTATTATGGCATCGTGTGCAGGATGTTCTTATTTCTCGTATAAACGTAATACCGCATAA
- a CDS encoding Lrp/AsnC family transcriptional regulator translates to MSDISLDNFDYAILRILQKDNKTSHREISEKIGLSSASVQRRISRMEEKEIILRNCAILNPLKFGEKITSIIEVRLSEDRSVVMDRAKQYFASVEEIQQCYFVNGGVSFIIIMLSNNLSHFESLVRKHFADNEDVKTYRTLIVLDRVKVNFELNI, encoded by the coding sequence ATGTCAGATATTTCTTTAGATAATTTTGATTATGCAATCTTAAGAATACTTCAAAAAGACAATAAAACTTCGCATCGAGAAATTTCTGAAAAAATTGGCCTATCCTCAGCTTCTGTTCAAAGACGTATATCTCGTATGGAAGAAAAGGAAATTATTTTAAGAAATTGCGCTATTTTAAATCCGCTAAAATTTGGAGAAAAAATTACTTCTATTATTGAAGTCCGACTTAGCGAAGACCGCTCTGTCGTGATGGATAGAGCGAAGCAATACTTTGCTTCTGTTGAAGAAATTCAACAGTGTTACTTCGTGAATGGAGGAGTCTCTTTTATCATTATTATGTTGAGCAACAACTTATCTCATTTTGAAAGTTTAGTTAGAAAACATTTTGCGGATAATGAAGATGTAAAAACATATCGAACCTTAATTGTTTTAGATCGTGTAAAAGTAAACTTTGAGTTAAATATTTAA
- the eat gene encoding ethanolamine permease codes for MKESELSVDVGALQQDAEYFAKRQLKKGAVGWLLLVGLGVSYVISGDFAGWNFGLAQGGWGGLFIATVIVAFMYLCMSFVMSEMSTMLPTAGGGYSFARVAFGPFGGYLTGTAILIEYAIAPAAIAVFIGSYCESLFGIGGWAVYLICYLVFMGIHLKGAGEALKIMFGITAVACIALVVFIVAMLPHFDSARLFDIPVSSHAGASSFLPFGYMGIWAAVPYAIWFFLAVEGVPLAAEEAKDPVRSLPRGLIGSMLILASFALLILFLGAGAAGSNALKNSGAPLVDALIAVYGQHTWLASFVNFVGLAGLVASFFSIIYAYSRQIFALSRAGYLPKNLSLTNENKAPYWAIIIPGIIGFLLSLTGEGDLLILMAVFGATISYVLMMLSHIKLRLSRPELPRPYKTPGGIWTSCIALILAAVAVVAGLMVNPKVWLLAALIYVGFILYYLLYSRHHLVKGTPEQEFAMIDD; via the coding sequence ATGAAAGAATCTGAATTAAGCGTAGATGTTGGTGCTTTACAACAGGACGCAGAGTATTTTGCAAAACGTCAGTTAAAAAAGGGGGCAGTAGGTTGGTTACTTTTAGTGGGATTAGGTGTCTCTTACGTTATTTCTGGTGACTTTGCGGGTTGGAATTTTGGGTTGGCACAAGGCGGCTGGGGAGGACTCTTTATTGCAACAGTCATCGTCGCATTTATGTATCTCTGCATGAGCTTTGTGATGTCTGAGATGTCGACGATGTTGCCCACTGCTGGCGGTGGCTATAGTTTTGCCCGTGTTGCATTTGGTCCTTTTGGAGGATACCTCACAGGAACTGCGATTTTAATTGAATATGCAATTGCACCTGCCGCGATTGCTGTATTTATTGGGTCATATTGCGAATCACTCTTTGGAATTGGCGGCTGGGCAGTTTATTTAATTTGCTATTTGGTTTTTATGGGTATTCATCTGAAAGGTGCAGGTGAAGCGCTTAAAATCATGTTTGGAATTACCGCCGTTGCTTGTATTGCACTGGTCGTATTTATCGTGGCGATGCTTCCACATTTTGACAGCGCACGTTTGTTTGATATTCCAGTCAGTTCTCATGCAGGTGCGAGTAGCTTTTTACCATTTGGCTATATGGGAATATGGGCCGCAGTACCTTATGCCATCTGGTTTTTCCTTGCAGTTGAAGGGGTGCCACTGGCAGCCGAAGAAGCAAAAGATCCAGTACGTTCATTGCCACGCGGTTTGATTGGTTCAATGTTGATATTGGCATCGTTTGCACTTTTAATTTTATTTTTAGGAGCAGGCGCAGCGGGTTCAAATGCATTAAAAAATTCAGGAGCACCTTTAGTTGATGCACTTATTGCGGTGTATGGTCAGCACACATGGTTGGCAAGTTTTGTTAACTTTGTAGGTCTTGCTGGACTTGTCGCAAGTTTCTTCTCAATTATTTATGCCTATTCGCGTCAAATTTTTGCATTGTCACGTGCGGGATATTTACCAAAAAACCTATCGCTCACCAATGAAAATAAAGCGCCATATTGGGCCATTATCATTCCGGGCATTATTGGCTTCTTACTTTCTTTAACAGGTGAGGGTGACTTACTCATTTTAATGGCAGTATTCGGTGCAACCATTTCTTATGTGTTGATGATGCTCTCACATATCAAATTACGTTTGTCTCGCCCTGAATTACCACGCCCTTATAAAACGCCTGGAGGAATATGGACGTCTTGCATTGCCTTGATTCTCGCTGCTGTTGCTGTAGTTGCAGGTTTAATGGTAAATCCAAAAGTTTGGTTATTGGCCGCACTCATTTATGTCGGATTTATACTCTATTACTTGTTATACAGCCGTCATCATTTGGTGAAAGGCACGCCTGAACAAGAGTTCGCCATGATTGATGACTGA
- a CDS encoding phosphotransferase enzyme family protein has protein sequence MSVEQNEFLSQVQLQILAEQAIKQYPSDYQGQVKLLCQSENATYQVSTGSARYALRIHRPNYHSKLDIQSELEWLDALNASGIQVPVAIADQSGERVITLKLSNDIYRYAVLFNWVEGDMPTVEVDPTAFEQLGQITAKLHVHSKTWQAPENFQRIVWNHETMVGADGHWGNWKNAPHLRPQDHGVIEEAIAQISKDLNFFGKTQERYGLIHADLRLTNLLLQQERIGVIDFDDCGMSWFMHDLAAAISFNEHYANAPHWVDYWLKGYERVGHIQSEEYEMIPTFIMQRRIQMMAWNGSHAQTEMAQSLGDQWSNETVRLCKKYLNGQMPVGI, from the coding sequence ATGTCTGTAGAACAAAATGAATTTTTAAGCCAAGTTCAATTACAAATACTGGCAGAACAAGCAATTAAGCAGTATCCATCAGACTATCAAGGACAGGTCAAACTACTGTGTCAGTCTGAAAATGCAACCTATCAAGTTTCGACTGGATCTGCCCGCTATGCACTTCGAATTCACCGTCCGAACTATCACAGCAAACTCGATATACAAAGTGAGCTTGAATGGTTAGATGCTTTAAATGCGAGTGGAATCCAAGTTCCTGTTGCGATTGCAGATCAATCGGGTGAACGCGTCATTACCTTGAAACTATCGAATGATATTTATCGTTATGCAGTCCTTTTCAACTGGGTTGAGGGCGATATGCCGACGGTTGAAGTTGACCCCACTGCATTTGAGCAATTAGGACAAATTACCGCAAAGTTGCACGTACATAGTAAGACATGGCAAGCGCCTGAAAACTTTCAACGCATTGTATGGAACCATGAAACCATGGTCGGTGCAGATGGTCACTGGGGAAACTGGAAAAATGCACCTCATTTAAGACCACAAGATCACGGCGTAATTGAAGAAGCAATTGCACAGATTTCGAAAGATTTAAATTTCTTTGGCAAAACTCAGGAACGCTATGGTCTGATTCATGCCGATTTGCGTTTAACCAATTTATTACTACAACAAGAACGTATCGGTGTGATCGACTTTGATGACTGCGGAATGAGCTGGTTTATGCATGATCTCGCCGCTGCAATTAGCTTCAATGAACATTATGCAAATGCACCTCATTGGGTTGATTACTGGTTAAAAGGCTATGAGCGCGTAGGTCATATTCAGTCTGAAGAATATGAAATGATCCCGACTTTTATCATGCAACGCCGCATTCAAATGATGGCTTGGAATGGTTCTCACGCACAAACAGAAATGGCTCAAAGTCTTGGAGATCAATGGTCCAATGAAACTGTGCGTCTCTGTAAAAAATATTTAAACGGACAAATGCCTGTAGGAATTTGA